The Enhydrobacter sp. sequence CGCTGAAATCTCCGCGACCAGCTCCTCGAAGGCGTACTTCCGGGAACCGAAGGAGCCCGAGAGGTCGCGGTTCAGGCGGTGCGGCGCCCCACTGGCGTGGGAACATTCATGCAGCGCCGTTCGATGCCAGTTGATCGGCTCGAAGAATGCCTGGGGCGGCGGGACCATGACATAGTCGAGCGCTGGCACATAGAAGGCGCGGTCGCCGCCGATGCGGAAGTCGATTCCGCTTGCCTTGATGAGCGCCTCGACCCTTGGCTCGACCAGGCCAGGCGCGGGCGGCGGAGCGGCAATGGCGAGGTCTTCGGGCAGGCCCTCGCATTGCGCCAGGTTGAAGACCGTGAATCGCTTGAGAAAGGGGATGGCCTGGGCGTCCTCGCCGGTCTCGCGGGCGCGCCGCTTTTCGTCATCGGGAACGAAACGGTCGGCGTAGACGACGGTGATGCCATGCTCGCCCCGGCGGACATGGCCGCCGAGCGAGAGGGCCTGGCGGAAGGTCAGCCAGGTTTGGCAGGGGAAGCCGTGCTGGATGACGGCGCCCCAGAGGATCAGCACGTTGATGCCGGAATATTGCCTGCCGGTCGCGGCGTTCTTCGGCATGGCGAGCGGCGCCTTGGCCGCTGCTGTTCCCCAGGGCTGGACCCAGGGAAGCCGGCCGGCCTCCAGCTCGGCGAGGATCCTGCCGGTGACTTCATCATAGAGGCTCGTCCGGTCGGGGCCGGAACGGGCGCGTGAATCGTGTCTGGACATCGCGGGTCTCCGCGACGGGCGCCGGAGGCCTCTCCTCCAGCCCTCGACCCGTCACGGAAAACCCGGCCGGCACTCTCACTTTTGGGGGCGTTGCGGGGTCTCCCCGCAGAAGGGGTCGGCCGAGACGACAGGCTCGGCCGCAGGGGAAGGCTTTCCCCACCATCCATTTCCAGATCACGGCTTTGGTGATTCCAATCTACAGGCCGCTCACTTCCAATTATCATGCATCATAGTTCCAATCGTCATGCGCTGCCGATGATCCGCAGCTTCATCGCGCGGGTCTCCAACAGATACGTCTCGACCCCGGCCAACAGGTGCAAGCCCTCTTCGGCGATTGCTGCGCGGGAGAGACCCGGCTGCACAATCCTGACGTCGAACTCGTAGCGATAGTCCTGCCAGCTCGCTTTCAGCTTTTTGAGGAACGCAGCGGTGCCTTGCTCGAAGCGTGAGCTTTGCCCCTTGTCCAGGCGCAGCTTCTCGCGCTTCAGCATGTGGGTGAACATGCGATTGGGACGGTCTCGCCAGCGCGCCGACTTCTGCGCCTGTCCGCAGACCTCATAGAGATCCTTGACGCGGGCGCCGGGCGTCGCAGCGCTCGAATATTTGCAGTGATGCAGCGTGACCTGCACAAGGCCCTCGGTGACGCGGAGCGTAACCACATCGGCGATTTCCCCGGCGCCGTCGTCGTCGAAGATCAGGTCATAGGCGTCGCCTTCGGCGAGCAGCGTATCGATCACGCGCCGCTGGACGGAGTCGGCGCGTTTCTCAGGGCCTTGGGATTCGGCTCGGATGTTGGTCTTTGACCAGTCCCACACCTCGATCCGGTCGGCGGGATAGGGCTCGACCGCTTCACCCTCCGGCAGCGCGTAGAGATGGCTGTAGATGAGGAGAGAGCCATCGCCGAAGTCGATCTGGGGGGAATCGTCACCAAAGGACTCGGACAAGGACTTCACCTTGCCGCCGATCCTGATGGTGGCCTTGGCACCGGCGCGCTGCGGATAGCGGGCGCCGCCATCGCTGAACACGATCTCGAACTCGGCGACATGGGCGTCGCTGCGTACCGCGAAACGCAGCGGACCGGTTCGTTCGTGATCGAGAAGCTCGATGTCGCATTCGGTGAACAACACCGGCTGATCACCGAAGCTGATCTCGACGCGATCCTCTAGCTGCACCAGCAGCGACTCAGGCCAGTGAATCGCGACGGGTGGAACAGCGGGTCGCTCGCTGATCTGTCGAGGCCGCATGGCGCTCTTGAAAACACCATCCGTCGTGATGCCGGGGTCGTTGACTGACCGGCCGATGTCCTCGCACCATTCGATCCAGTCGGTGAGATCGCGAACGGGCGAAATCGACCAGAACTTGCCCTTTGCCGAGCAGCCACGGGTGGCCGGCACGCCGTCGAGAAAGCCGGTCGCGAAGACATTGTTCTTGATTCTGGACTGGGACTTGGCGGTGTCGAGGCCGTCGGCGACGTCGACGCCCATATACATGGAGTAGCGCACGCCGCGTCCTTGATGATGGGTGAGGCCGAGGTTGCGCAGGATCAGGCGCTTGAAGCCATGGAGGCTGCGAAACACCTCTTCGCCTTCGACACGGCGGGTGGATTCGCCGCACACGGTTTTGGCCAGCTTGTCATAAGGCCCCTTCGCCGAGCTGCTGATGTAAAGGAGGCCCTTTGTCTGGTCCCAATGCATCATGTGCAGGTCCCAGATGACGTTGGTCGCATGCTGCGCGGTCGTCCATCCGGCCTGCTCCTCCGAACGGGTTACGAAGATGGCCACGCGCTGGTGCGGATTGATCTTCATGCCGAGATAGACGCCGGGATTGTAGAGGTCTTCGGCGCGCAGCGGTTCCCAGGCGTCGCACGAGGTTCGATAGACCACGGCATTCATCTTCGGTTCGAGCGTTTGTAGCGGAATGTCGCTGAGATCGCCGACAAAACCCTTGAACATCTCGGCACGCCGAGCCTGCCGCTCGATGCGTGCGCTGCTGAGCGCCTCGACCAGCGCGTTCCAGTCTGCATCTTCGGCGTAGAGTTTCGCCAGGGAGCGGTCGATGTCGTCAACGCCGGTGTTGGCGATCACTGTCGCGTCCCCTAGCGTAGGATCCTGGCGGGTGAAGCGACCAACGAACTGGATGGTGACGGCAATGCTCTTGTGCGGGTCGTGGAGCCCCGCGATCTTGAGCTCGGGCAGATCGAAGCCTTCGCCCAGCATGTCGACGCAGACGATGAGCCGGCTTTCGAACCGCCGAAGCGCGTCCAAATTCGCGCGCCGCTCGCGCGTCGCCTGCTGGCTATGAACGATGACAGGCCGAAACTCCGGAAACAGGGCGGTGTAGAGCTGATGCAACGCCCTGGCGCGGTCGATCGTGGAGCAGCGCGCCATAGCGAGATGATTGAGGCCGGCATCGAGATCGGCTTGTAGAACCTCTCCGAGTTTTTCGGCGATCGCCTGATCGGCATCGGCCTGATCGAGGCCGAAGACAGCCTCGAAGCGGATCGGTTTGAAATAGCCTTCGGCCTGCGCCTTCTTCAGGGGGTAGGTGTAGATGAACTCGCCATCGACCCGCCGGCCATCTTCGCGAAATGGCGTTGCGGTGAACTGAACGATGGGCAACGGCGGGTCACGATCGACGAAAAGGCCGCGAAAGCGCGCCCAGGTCGGCGCGCCGATATGATGAGCCTCGTCAATGAAAAGGGCCGACGCGCGGGCCGCCATCCGCTCCTGAACCGGCGCTTCGGCGCGGCCGGCGATCTGCATCGTCGTGACCACGACATTCGCACTGTCGAATATCTGGTCCACGTCCGCGGCGCTTGTCGGGATATGGGAGAGGCGCATGACCACCGGGAAGGCGGCGGGAGCGTCGAGGCAGTCCTGGTGCTTGAGGACGCCGAAGGTCTCGAATTTTCCGGCGATCTGCTCGCGCAGCGCATCGGTAGGGACGACGACCAGCAAGCGCTCGAACCGCTGATGGGCGTTGAGCGCGAGCATCGTTTCCGTCTTTCCGGTGCCCGTTGGCATGACGATGGTGGCGGGCTCGGTCGAGCGTGTGGCGTGGGCAAGCGCGGCATGGAGCGCGCCGATCTGGGGGCGGCGCAGCCCGGGCACCGCCGGTCGGCCGTTCTCGGCGGGGCGGCTTTCCCGCAGGTGGAAAGCGTCGTGCCATGAGGCCGCGACAAGGGCGAGGCGTTCGCCGCGCGCGGCCGCATCGAGCGCGGCGATGTCGGTCGGCGTGATGTTGATCCATCGGCCTTCGCCGAGCTCCAACGCCTCGGCGATCTTGGAAGGCTCCGACGCGCCGGGCACCAGGAGGATGAGGTCCGCTTCCAGTTGGGTGGCCGTCCTGGCGCTGATGATCTTCAGCGTTTCGCCGGATTTCAGGCTTGCCTCATATCCGTTGACACGTCGGATCGAAAACGGCCGGAGCCGGCAGGTTTCGCGCAACGCGGGGACCGCCAGTTGCCGCACCGGGCTCCCAAGCACCCTGCCGTCGATCGCAAGGCGCGGGGGGAGCAGCAGCGAGACCTCCTCGTGGAAGAGGTCGTCCTGGACGGAGCTGGCAGGGCGGTTGCGGGGTGCCATCGATCGCCCTCGTTCAGGCCGCCATGGCCTGGGCCGAGGGCGAGACGGTGATGATGGTGCCGGTCGTCATCAGCACGATCAGTCCGCGCTCGGCGCCGGTCATGTCGAGATAGGCGCGGACTTGCGAGCGATAGTGATCGAGCGTCTTGGGATCGGGGTTCACGTCGCTCTTCCAGTCGATGATGACGACTGGGCGGCCCTCGGCAGTCAAGGTCAGCGCGTCCGCGATGCCAGCGGTCGCCGTCTCCTCGCTCTCATCCGCGCGGGCGGCGTAAACGGGGAACTCGGCCAGAAGCGCCGGGCGCAATGCCGCGATTTCGGGCAGAGCCAGGGTCCGCATGACACAGCCCGCCAGCTCCTCGGCTGAAAGACCCGTCGCCGGATCGGCAACGGGCGAACGGCCGAGCGCCCGGATGAGCACGTTGGCGCGTTCGTTGAGGGCCGGCGCGACCGCCTCGGTTTCTCCGGTCAGGACTTCCTCCATGAGCTTATGGAGGGTCAGCCCGCGCTCGCGGCCGCCCTGGACCGCGACTGCCGCCTCGAGTTCACGCGGCTGGTCATCGCCCGAGCCCATCCAGATTCCGGCCTCTTCCTCCTGGAGCAGGGCGCCGGACGCGCTCTCGTCGCGGCTCGGCGCCAACCAGACGAGGCGCGTCTGCCCGGCGGCGATGGCCGCAGCCTGGGCCACGAAAATGTCGCGCGTCTGGGTGTTGCCCGCGCCAGGGCCGGCGGCCGCCTCGCCGGGCGGCAGATGCGAGACATCGAGGCCGGGCAGATCGGCGAGCGACAAATCGAGTAGGCCGATCCAGGCCGATCTTGAGGGCGTCGTATCGAGCCGGGGCAGAACGAGGAGCTCGCGGGCGCGCGTCGTCGCGACATACCAGAGCCGGATGCGTTCGCGATCGAGCTCGTCCTTTTCCGCCTGGCGCGCGGCCTCGTAGCCCTCGGGCGCGACGCCGAGAACCGGGCAATAGAATGTGTCAGTCTGGCGGTCGATCACCACGCTGTCGGGCGCCATGACGCCCGTCATGGTGTTGACGGGGATGACGATTGGCCATTCGAGGCCCTTGGCCGCGTGCATGGTAAAGAGCGCGACGGCTTCTTCCTGCGCGTCGGGCCGGCCTTCCACGGCGCGTGCCTCGTCGGTCCAGGCTGCGGTCATCGCTTCGGCGAAGGCGCGAAGCCCACGCACCGCGTAGCCCGTCGACAGGCTCAGATAGAGATCGACGTTGGCGAGCGCGCGTTCGGCCTGGCCGCGATGGCGCTCGAGAAGGAGGGGACGAACCCGCATCACGTCTACGGCCTGCGAGAGAAGCTCGTGCGGCGTCGTGCTGTTGCTGCGGCGGTAGAGCGCCTGCAGCTTTTCGATGATCTCGCGGGCGAGCGGATGAGCGATGGCGGCAGGATCGACACCGAGATCAAGACGGGGAATCCGGTCGGGCTGTTCCTCGGAACGCGGCAGCGTCCAGACGATATCCAGGAGTTCCTCTTCTGTGAGGCCGATCAGAGGGCCGCGCAGCAGCGCGCCGAGCGCCAGCGTATCGCGCCGGTCGGCGAGAACGCGGGTCAGCGCGATCAGGTCCTGGACCTCCTGGCGGCGGAAAAGACCCTTGCCGGCCTGTGTCGCCACCGGAATGCCGCGACGTTCCAGCGCCTCCTCATAACGCCACAGTTCGGCGCCGGTCGGCGCCAGCAAGGCGATGTCGCCCGGCTGGCAAGGACGTTCCGCGCCGCTGCGCCGGTTGATGATGGGCTGGCTGCCGATCAAGCGCGCGCACAGCTCGGCCACGGCGTCGGCTTCGGCGTCCCGCTGCTGCTCGGCGCTGGCCTTGCCGTTTTCGTCGGCGACAGCGATGTCGAGCGCGGCGACGCACAGGCCGTCGCCGGGATCGTCGTGAAACGGGTCGAGGGCCGTGAAACCGGGTTGGCCATCCGCCGATAGCACCGCCTCGAAGCGCTCGTTGACGAAAGTGAGGATCGACGCGCAAGAGCGGAAATTGGTGGAGATCGACAGGAGGCTGTCGGGATTCTGAGCATGAAACGCGTCGCGCGCTTGCACATAGGCGCCGACATCGGCGCCGCGGAAGCGATAGATCGCCTGCTTGGGGTCGCCGACGAGGAAAAGCGCACCCGGCCGGATCCGGAACCGAGTCCAGTCAGGATTGCCATCGACGGGCTCGCCGCACAGCCGCCAGAAGATTTCGGTTTGCAGGGGATCGGTGTCCTGGAACTCATCGACGAGGACGCGCGCGAAGCGCTGTCCGAGTGCGCGCCGGACATCGTCATGGTCGCGCAGCAGATCGCGCGCGGCAAAGATTAGATCATCGAAGTCGAGCTGGGCGCTCGCGCGCTTGTGGTCGCGATAGCGCTGCAGGATCGGACGCGCCTCCTCGATCAGCGCCGCCAGAACCTGGCTGGCCGCCGCCTGAAGAAGCGAAGTCCAGGCATCGCAGCAGGCGGTGTAGTGGTCTTCGGCGGCGATGTTCAGCCGCTCACCATCTGCTTTGGAGAGGCCCGCGCGCTTCGCCGCCTCGGTCCATTTGCCCTTCTTGCGATAGCAGGCGAATGTGCCTGACTTGGTGCAAAGGTCCGGGTGGGGACGCGAGGTCAGAAGCCCAACCAAGCCCGAGGGTGTCGTGGGATCGGGACCGGCCGCGAGTGCGGTCGCCATCTCGGCAAGCCGCTCGACGATCACGACGGTTTCCTGCTCGGTCGCCGCCGCTCCGCTCATGAAGGCCACGAAATCCGCCGTCGCCTGCCGGAACGACGCCAGATGACGGTCGAGCGGGGAGAGGGGCGGCGCCGCGAGGGTGCGGCGGCGCCGCATATTTTCGGCGATCTTGTGGACGAGCGCCACGGTTTCGCCGGGGCTGTGGAGCACCATTTCGGCAAGGATGCCGCCCTGGTCGCCCGACAGACGCTCCCGCAGCCAGCCGTCGACGATCTCAAGGAAGGTGAGATCGGCCTGATTGCGGTCCATGACGCCGGCGCCGGGATCGATGTCGGCTTCGGCCGGGTAGGGCTTGATCAGGCGCTGGCAGAAGCCGTGAATGGTCGAGCAGGTGATTTCGTCGATCGCGGCGCTCGCGGTCGCAAGATTGTCGCGCTGCGCCTGCGACAGGCCTTCGGGCAGCGCCACGCGCAGCTCGGTCGCGACGTCGCCGGCCGAGAGGTCGGCAACAATTTCGCGGACGCGCGAGAGAAGCTCGCTGGCCGCCAGCTCGGTGAAGGTGACGGCGGCGATGGCCCGCGGAGCGACGCCCTCGGCGAGCATGACGGCGATGCGTCCGGCCATGACGGCGGTCTTGCCAGAGCCCGCGCCGGCTTCGACCAGGATCGACCGATCATGGAGGCTGATCGCGTCGCGGCGCGCGCCGTCATCCTTGAGGGCCTTTGACACGCTGCTCATCATTCCGCCTCCCAGATTTGAGCGACTTGACCGAGCCGTTCGGTCGCAGCCGGCAGCTTGCGTTTGCAGTAAGTGGCGCTGGCGTTCGCCGGCAGGGCGAAGGCGAGGTCGTCATAGTCGCCGCCCGTGTCGGGGCCTGGTAGCGCGGCGCCGCCGGCGAAACTGATCCTGGCCGCACCCAGATAGCCGGTGATCTCAGCGAGCACCGCCTCCGGATCGTCGAGCTGGAGGTCGACCTGTTCGCGCGGGAACAACAGTGAGGCGCTGATCGCGATGTCATCGCCCAGCAGCGCCTTCACCGCGAAGGCGTAGAGGCAGCGCTGAAGCTCCCGTCCGCCGTTCAGCCGGATCGCGGCCCGGGGAGGCCGGCCCGTCTTATAGTCGCGGACGAGCGCGCGCTTGCCGTCGCCCGCGATGTCGAGCCGGTCGATATAGCCGGCGATATTGAACCCGGTATCGGGGATCGTGACCGGCACGCCGGGATCCCACGGGGTCTCCGCGTCCGACTTGGGCTCGGCCCCGCCGAAGGGCACCTCGCCATAGGAGCGGGCACCCGGCAGATGCGCATCGCCATATGCAAGCGCCCGGCCTGCCAACAGCCGGGCATCATCCAGGGTGCGCCCCCAGATGACGGCCGGCGGGACCGCGCGTTCGCTCTCCCAATCGGCGGCGACAACCCCTGCGGCCCGGTCCACAGCCGCCGTGATCTTTGCAGTGTCGGCGGATGCCATTCCACCGGCGCCTTCCAGATCGCGCAAAGCGCGGTCGAGTACCATGTGAACCAGATCGCCGACGCCTAGCGCATCGAGCACGAGCGGCTCGGCGCTGCTTTCGGGCACGCGCCAGCCAAAGGCATAGACCCAGGTGAAGCTCAGCGGATTGCGCAGCAGACGCCGGAGCGAGCTGGCCGACTGGGTGCGGGCCAGGATTGCCAGAATGAGCGGATGATCGGGCCGGATGAGCCCGTCATGCGCCGTGATCTCGGTGCGCCGCCAGTCGCGCCAGCAGCCTTGCGCGCTGACCGCCTGCGGATCGGCGCTGAACTCCTGCGGCCGGGCCATGAGGCGGTCGGTTTCGCTGAAGGCGTGGGCCGGCACGGCGTTGCGGCGGAGATAGACCTCCTCGCCATGCCCGGCGAGCAGCGGGCTGCGTCCCAGCAGGCGCCCGTCGCTGTCACGCCGGGCGCGCGAGAGGACGACTTCGCCGTCCGTGGTCGCCAGGATCGTCTCGAAATCGCGGCGATCGGCGAGGCTCACCGGCAGCGGGTCGAGCTCGGCCGTCGGGATGATATGGTCCGGGATCAGCCGGTCTTCGGCGATTCCGCGCGGCCAGCGCGAGGAGTTGAGGCCGATCAGCCGCACGAAGCGGCGCGGCGAGGCCGCGAGCGCACTGGCCGGCATCCAGGCGACGGACACGCACGCCTCCAGCCCGTCGTCCTGCTTCAGGGTTTCGAGGGTGGCGTCGATCGAGGCTGCCGGCCCGGCGAGAAGGGCCTTGCGCCAGATGGCGAGCGCGCGGCCGGTGAGGAAGGCCTCACCGATCTCGGGCGCTGCGTCCGGCCCCTTGTCGAGCAGGTCGATGGCTGCGCGCAAGGCCGGGGTGTGATCAGCGCCGTCCGGCCAGTCCTCGGACTTCAATCGCCCCAGCAAGCGGTTCCAGGCGTTCGGCGTCGACATCGGCGCATCGGCCGGCAGGACGCGCAGCCAGCCTTCGGGAAGCGACTCAAACGGCGCGGAGTCCCGACACAGGGCGGCGAGGCGGCGGAGCCGGGACTGCGACAGGCCGCGAACCGCGATATCGGCCAGCGCGGCGGCCGCCTGGCCTTCACGGGTGGTGACGGCCCTGACGCCATGGACGAAGTGCAGGTCGATATTGGCGTCCGCACGCAGGGAGAGAAAGTGATCGTCATAGTCGGCGGGCGAGGCGGTGGCGATCGCGATGTCGGACGGCGCCGCCCGCCCGGAGGCGAGGAGCGACCGCGCCCAGCGCATGGCCTCGATGGCTTCATGATAGGCCGTCGCTGCGCTGACGGCGCTGACCTCCGGGGTTTCCGAGGGTGCGCGCAACACCGCGACACCGGTGCCTTCCAGCCAGGCTGGCGCCGGCCGCGGCCCGGCCGTCCATTGCACGGGAATATGCGCGGTGAGCGCCCCAAGGAGCGGCCGCCAGATGGGCGAGAGCTCGGTGAGGCCGGCGATCTCCATGGGGCCGAGAACGGCGGGCGCATGGGCGATACGGCTGGTCGCGGCGGAGGCGATGTCGATGGGCCGGTTCATGCCGGCGGGAAGCTGCACCAGGACTGCCGCCTCCAACCGCGCGACGGCCTCGAGTCGCGGATGCTCGGCCGCGCGCGCCGCAAGATCGATACCGGCGCGCCAGGCCTTGTGCAGGGTGTCCGCCGCCGCGTCGATCATGCCGGGCAGCGACTTGATGCTCTCGAGCTCGCCCATCGGCGTTGACAGCAGGGCGGCCTGGATCGCCGCGCGCAGGCTTTCGTCATCGATCGGCCGGACGAAACCTCCGGCGAGCCGCACCGCCGCCTGCTCGAAGGACATGACCTGCAGGCCATGACGGCCGGCGCGCGCCGCCGCCAGGCGGCGTTCCCGCATGGCGAGGCGGCCGTGAACGACGAGGGTGGATCGACTCGGGACGGCCATGGCCGCTCTCCTGCCGGGGATTACTTCTTGTTCGGACGCTGGGTGAGCGCCGATGCGGCTGCTGTCTTTGCGGCCTTACTGCTCTTGGGATTCCGCAGCACCTTGGCGGCAGCGCTCGCCGCCCGCTTGCTGGTGACTTCGCCCTTGGAACCACGTTTCGGCATGGTCTTGCCCCCTGAAATTTGCGCCGATCACCATTGACTGGCGCCGTAGATGGGAATAATAATTACACGGATCGCGTCGATATGTCCATATACTTTTTATCCCCATCGGCGCACGGAGGCGAAACGCGATGTTGGATGGCGCTATGGCGTTGACATGGGGTGTGGAGCGCCGGCTCGAGTTCATCGAGTTCCGGCTGCTCTGGGAGGGCGGGGTCAACCGCTCCGACATCATCGAGATGTTCGACGTGTCCGTACCCCAGGCGTCGAAGGATCTGACGCTCTATCAGGAGCGCGCGCCCGACAACGCCATCTACGACAAAAGCGCGAAACGCTACGTCGCGAGCGCGCAGTTCTCGCCGATCTTCCTGAAGCCCGATCCCGACGGCTATCTGTCTCGCCTGCGCTCGCTGGCGGAGGGACTGACCGAGCCCAGCGAATCCTGGATCGCGCATCCGCCCCAGACGGACATCGCCTTGACGCCGCGTCGCGAGGTCGACTCAGGCGTCTTGCAGGCGATCCTCGGCGCGGTTCGCGAGGGCCGCTCCCTTGAGATTTACTATCAGTCGATGAGCCGGGAACGGGCCGACCCAATGTGGCGCCGGATGACGCCGCACGCCTTCGGCTATGATGGTTTTCGCTGGCATGTTCGCGCTTACTGTCACATCGACAAGAAATTCAAAGACTTCCTGCTGCCGCGAATACTCCGGGTCAGAGGAGTTGGTGAGCCGGGCGCTTCGGCCGACCAGGACCGGCAATGGAATGACACATTTGGTGTGGAGATCGGGCCTCATCCGGACCTGACACCCAGCCAGAAGGCCGTTGTCGCGAAAGACTACGGAATGAAAAATGGTCGCGCGATACTGACCGTGCGCTATGCCATGTTGTTCTATGTATTGAAGCGTCTGGGGTTATTGGGAGACGCGGCTAAGCAGAGCGCTCGAACGCAGCATATCGTCGCGCTCAACCGTGAAGCGACAGAGGCCGCGTTGCAGGTCGCTGAGCTTCAGCTTTGAGCAGCGGTGAAGGGGGCAAGGGGGGCAGTTGATGGCGCGACTGGAGGACATCAAGAACGGCGCATCCGTGCGCGGGATCGCCTCGGCGCAGTCGGCGCAGGTCTTGTCCGTGGATTGGATCGGCGACCAGGCGATCAATGTCGTCTACCGCGATCATAACGGCGCGGTCGCCGAGGCGGTTCTCTACCGGGATGACGAGCATCGGCTCGAGGTGGAGCAGAGCGGCCGGCCGTGGTCGTTCGATGCCGATGGCGCGCTGCTGCGTCTGGTGACGGAAGCCAATCGCATCAAGCTCGCGCACTACTTCGACCCGTATCTCGCGATCCATACGAGCCTGGTCGATCCGCTGCCGCATCAGATTTCGGCGGTCTATGGCGAGATGCTCCCGCGGCAGCCGCTGCGCTTTCTTCTCGCGGACGATCCCGGCGCCGGTAAGACGATCATGGCCGGTCTGTTGATGAAGGAGTTGATTGCGCGGAGCGATCTGGAGCGTTGTCTCGTCGTCGCGCCGGGCAGTCTGGTCGAACAGTGGCAGGATGAACTCGGCCAGAAGTTCAACCTGGAATTCGACATCCTCACACGCGACATGATCGAGACGTCACGGTCGGGCAATCCGTTCAGCGACCGTGATCGGCTGATCGTCCGCCTCGACGTGCTGGCGCGCAACGAAGATCTGCAAGACAAGCTGATGAGTGCGCGCGAATGGGACCTCATCATTTGCGATGAGGCGCATCGCATGTCGGCGACCTATTTCGGCGGCGAGGTCAAATATACGCGGCGCTACCAGGTCGGCCAGAAGCTCGGTCAGGTCTGCCGGCATCTCCTGCTCATGTCGGCGACGCCGCATAACGGCAAGGAAGAGGACTTCCAGCTTTTCATGGCGCTTCTCGACGGCGACCGGTTCGAGGGGCGTTTCCGCGACGGCGTCCATTACGCCGACACGGAAGACATGATGCGGCGGCTTACCAAGGAGGAACTGCTGCGCTTTGACGGGCGGCCGCTCTTTCCCGAGCGGCGCGCATATACCGTCAAGTATCAGCTCTCCGAGCAGGAGGCGGCGCTCTACACGGCCGTCACCGAATATGTGCGCACCGAGATGAATCGCGTGCAGCGTTTCGCAGAAGGCGACAACAAGAAGCGCAACAATGTCGGCTTCGCCCTGCAAATCCTCCAGCGGCGCCTCGCATCGTCGCCTGCCGCCATCTACCAGTCGCTGAAGCGCCGCCGCGAGAGGCTGGAGAACGAACTGGGCGAGGCGCGCCTTGCCGCGAAAGGACGCCGGGCCGGGATCAGCGAGCCAGCAGTCAACCCGGACATGCTGCGCAATATCGAGGAGTATGGGCAGGAGGAGATCGACGAGCTTGAGGATCTGATCTCGACGGGCGCGACGACGGCTGAGACCGTCGAGCAGCTCGCTATGGAGGTCGAGACGCTGACGGGCCTCGAGTCGATGGCCTTGGGTGTGCTGCGCTCCGGCGTCGACACTAAATGGAGCCAGCTCAATCGCATCCTCGACGACGACCTGATGGTCGATCCCGCCGGCAACCGTCGCAAGCTGATCATCTTCACGGAGCCCAAGGACACGCTTCACTACTTGCTCGACAAGGTTCGCGCGCGTCTCGGCAACCCCGACGCGGTAGATGTGATCCACGGCGGCGTTTCGCGCGAGGAGCGGCGCAAGGTGATCGAGCGGTTCATGCAGGACAAAGACCTGCTCGTGCTGATCGCCAACGACGCCGCTGGTGAAGGCGTCAACCTTCAGCGCGGACACTTGATGGTCAATTACGATCTGCCGTGGAATCCCAACAAGATCGAGCAACGCTTCGGCCGTATCCATCGGATCGGGCAGACCGAGGTTTGCCATCTATGGAATCTCGTGGCGGCCGACACGCGCGAGGGCGAGGTATATGCCCGCCTTCTTGAGAAGCTGGAAGCGGCGCGCGAGGCGCTGGGTGGCCGTGTCTACGATGTGCTCGGAGAGCTGTTCGAAGGCAC is a genomic window containing:
- a CDS encoding DUF3883 domain-containing protein, which gives rise to MARLEDIKNGASVRGIASAQSAQVLSVDWIGDQAINVVYRDHNGAVAEAVLYRDDEHRLEVEQSGRPWSFDADGALLRLVTEANRIKLAHYFDPYLAIHTSLVDPLPHQISAVYGEMLPRQPLRFLLADDPGAGKTIMAGLLMKELIARSDLERCLVVAPGSLVEQWQDELGQKFNLEFDILTRDMIETSRSGNPFSDRDRLIVRLDVLARNEDLQDKLMSAREWDLIICDEAHRMSATYFGGEVKYTRRYQVGQKLGQVCRHLLLMSATPHNGKEEDFQLFMALLDGDRFEGRFRDGVHYADTEDMMRRLTKEELLRFDGRPLFPERRAYTVKYQLSEQEAALYTAVTEYVRTEMNRVQRFAEGDNKKRNNVGFALQILQRRLASSPAAIYQSLKRRRERLENELGEARLAAKGRRAGISEPAVNPDMLRNIEEYGQEEIDELEDLISTGATTAETVEQLAMEVETLTGLESMALGVLRSGVDTKWSQLNRILDDDLMVDPAGNRRKLIIFTEPKDTLHYLLDKVRARLGNPDAVDVIHGGVSREERRKVIERFMQDKDLLVLIANDAAGEGVNLQRGHLMVNYDLPWNPNKIEQRFGRIHRIGQTEVCHLWNLVAADTREGEVYARLLEKLEAAREALGGRVYDVLGELFEGTALKDLLFQAIQYGEQEEVKARLFRQVDGAVDQAHLLELLRRRALTNDTMPEAKVEELRLEMERAEALRLQPHHIQSFFVEAFQHLGGRLKRREEGRWEITHVPVRIRERDRQIGTGAPIQKQYERICFEKDLINQQPVAAFVCPGHPLLEAVISLIREQYEQIMRQGAILVDDTDSGDALSAIFLLEHTVQDGRVTSAGKPHVISQRLQFASIDKAGRTVNAGIAPHLNLRPATADEIEAVRDLLDESWLTTELEKAAIRFATVELAQGHVTEVKARRLPEIEKVEQEVRARLKKEINYWDSRAFELKEEEKAGKRTRLNWQNAQRRAEELAERQKRRMDQLERERFISSQPPRVRGGMVVIPRGLLAARQAANATVPAQFAEDPAARREIELAAMAAVMAAERALGHEPVDVSAQKIGYDIASHNTKSGHLRFIEVKGRIDGADSVMITRQEVITSLHEPEKFILAIVSVASGFAQEPRYVRGALVEREPSFLETAIQFDLPRLLERAEAPS